One segment of Bacteroides caecimuris DNA contains the following:
- a CDS encoding aldose epimerase family protein, which produces MKKLCVWAVAALLMAACTPKAEKATDSGLLQSKFQTEVDGKKTDLFTLRNKNNMEVCITNFGGRIVSVMVPDKDGQMRDVVLGFDSIQDYISKPSDFGATIGRYANRINQGQFTLDSVEYQLPRNNYGHCLHGGPQGFQYRVFDAELLNPQELQLTYRAADGEEGFPGNITCKVLMKLTDDNAIDIQYEAETDKPTIVNMTNHSYFNLEGDAGNNSDHLLMVDADYYTPVDSTFMTTGEIVPVEGTPMDFRTLTPVGERINDYDFVQLKNGKGYDHNWVLNTKGDVTRKCASLKSPKTGIVLDVYTNEPGIQVYAGNFLDGSLTGKKGITYNQRASVCLETQKYPDTPNKPEWPSAVLRPGEKYTSQCIFKFSVDK; this is translated from the coding sequence ATGAAAAAGTTATGTGTATGGGCAGTTGCCGCCCTTTTAATGGCAGCTTGTACTCCGAAAGCAGAAAAAGCTACGGATTCCGGTTTATTGCAGAGTAAATTCCAGACAGAAGTAGATGGAAAGAAGACTGATTTGTTCACTTTGCGTAACAAGAACAACATGGAAGTTTGTATCACGAACTTCGGTGGACGTATTGTTTCAGTGATGGTTCCCGACAAAGACGGACAGATGCGTGATGTTGTTCTCGGTTTCGATTCTATTCAGGACTATATCAGCAAGCCTTCGGATTTCGGTGCCACTATCGGACGTTATGCCAATCGTATCAATCAGGGACAGTTCACTTTGGATAGTGTAGAATATCAGCTTCCCCGCAATAACTACGGTCATTGTCTGCACGGCGGACCGCAAGGATTCCAATACCGGGTGTTTGATGCCGAATTGCTGAATCCGCAGGAATTGCAGTTGACTTACCGTGCAGCAGACGGTGAAGAAGGTTTTCCGGGAAACATCACTTGTAAAGTGTTGATGAAACTGACGGACGATAATGCCATCGATATTCAATACGAAGCGGAAACAGACAAACCGACGATTGTAAATATGACCAACCACTCTTATTTTAACCTTGAAGGCGATGCCGGCAACAACTCCGATCATTTGTTGATGGTGGATGCGGACTATTACACTCCGGTGGACAGCACCTTTATGACAACTGGCGAGATTGTTCCGGTAGAAGGAACTCCGATGGATTTCCGCACCCTGACTCCGGTAGGCGAACGTATCAACGACTATGATTTCGTACAGTTGAAAAATGGCAAAGGTTACGATCACAACTGGGTATTGAACACAAAAGGCGACGTAACCCGTAAATGCGCTTCTTTGAAATCACCGAAGACTGGTATCGTACTCGACGTTTATACTAACGAACCGGGTATTCAGGTATATGCCGGCAACTTCCTCGATGGCTCACTGACAGGAAAGAAAGGCATTACTTACAACCAACGTGCTTCCGTATGTCTCGAAACACAGAAATATCCGGATACTCCGAACAAACCGGAATGGCCGTCGGCTGTGCTTCGCCCGGGCGAAAAGTATACAAGCCAATGTATCTTCAAATTCTCAGTTGATAAATAG
- a CDS encoding beta-L-arabinofuranosidase domain-containing protein, translated as MKKNKTTRLFASILLGVAVTACASASSSGTVTVVDRPDIQSVNTNYIGYRAPLRPLNFIKLPVGSIQPEGWVKKYLELQRDGLTGHLGEISAWLEKNNNAWLTTGGDHGWEEVPYWLKGYGNLAYILNDPKMIEETKYWIEGVFASRQPDGYFGPVNERNGKRELWAQMIMLWCLQSYYEYSQDQRVIDLMTNYFKWQMTVPDDQLLEDYWENSRGGDNIISIYWLYNHTGDAFLLELAEKIHRNTADWTKSTSLPNWHNVNIVQCFREPATYYMQTGDSAMLKASYNVHHLIRRTFGQVPGGMFGADENARLGYIDPRQGVETCGLVEQMASDEIMLCMTGDPMWAEHCEEVAFNSYPAAVMPDFKALRYITCPNHAISDSKNHHPGIDNRGPFLSMNPFSSRCCQHNHAQGWPYFTEHLVLATPDNGVATAIYAACKATVKVGDGKEITLREETNYPFEEGITFTVSTDEKVAFPFYLRIPSWTQKAEVRVNGKKVSAAPVAGKYLCINREWANGDRVELTLPMSLSMRTWQVNKNSVSVDYGPLTLSLKIAEKYVEKDSRETAIGDSKWQKGADPRKWPTTEIYPDSPWNYSLVLDKKEPLKNFKVIRKSWPADNYPFTVASVPLEVKAIGRPVPEWKIDETGLCGVLPEEDAVKGDKEEITLIPMGAARLRISAFPNTKE; from the coding sequence ATGAAAAAAAATAAAACTACAAGGCTTTTTGCATCGATACTGCTTGGAGTGGCGGTTACAGCTTGTGCGTCTGCTTCTTCTAGTGGTACGGTGACGGTAGTAGATCGACCGGACATACAGTCCGTCAATACCAATTACATCGGGTATCGCGCTCCGCTTCGACCGTTGAATTTTATAAAGTTGCCGGTAGGCAGTATTCAGCCCGAAGGATGGGTGAAGAAGTATCTCGAATTGCAGCGCGACGGTCTGACCGGACACTTGGGAGAAATCAGCGCTTGGCTGGAAAAAAACAATAATGCCTGGTTGACAACCGGTGGCGATCACGGCTGGGAGGAAGTTCCTTACTGGCTCAAAGGGTATGGCAATCTAGCATATATCCTGAATGATCCGAAGATGATTGAAGAAACCAAATATTGGATTGAAGGTGTATTTGCCAGTCGTCAGCCGGATGGCTATTTCGGTCCGGTCAATGAACGTAACGGCAAACGCGAACTTTGGGCACAGATGATTATGCTCTGGTGTCTGCAATCTTATTATGAGTATTCTCAAGATCAGCGTGTCATAGACCTGATGACGAATTACTTCAAGTGGCAGATGACCGTTCCCGACGACCAGCTTCTGGAAGATTATTGGGAGAACAGCCGTGGCGGTGATAACATCATCAGTATCTACTGGCTTTACAACCATACCGGAGATGCTTTCCTGCTCGAACTGGCTGAGAAGATCCACCGTAACACAGCCGACTGGACGAAATCCACCTCCTTGCCTAACTGGCACAATGTAAATATCGTCCAATGTTTCCGTGAACCTGCCACTTATTATATGCAGACCGGAGATTCAGCGATGCTGAAAGCCTCTTATAATGTCCATCATCTGATACGGCGTACTTTTGGCCAGGTTCCCGGAGGTATGTTCGGTGCGGATGAGAATGCCCGTCTGGGATATATCGATCCCCGTCAGGGAGTGGAAACCTGCGGCTTGGTAGAACAAATGGCTTCCGACGAAATCATGCTTTGCATGACAGGCGATCCCATGTGGGCGGAACACTGTGAGGAAGTGGCGTTCAACTCTTATCCGGCTGCCGTGATGCCCGATTTCAAGGCATTGCGTTATATCACTTGTCCGAACCATGCCATCAGTGATTCGAAGAATCATCATCCGGGCATTGACAATCGTGGTCCGTTCCTTTCGATGAATCCTTTCAGCAGTCGTTGCTGCCAACACAACCATGCACAGGGCTGGCCTTACTTCACCGAACATCTGGTACTGGCAACTCCCGACAACGGAGTGGCAACAGCTATTTATGCAGCTTGCAAAGCTACAGTGAAAGTGGGCGACGGAAAGGAAATCACTCTCCGTGAAGAGACAAATTATCCCTTTGAAGAAGGCATCACTTTCACTGTTTCTACCGATGAAAAGGTTGCTTTCCCATTTTATCTTCGTATTCCTTCATGGACTCAAAAGGCGGAAGTACGGGTGAATGGCAAGAAGGTAAGTGCAGCTCCTGTAGCGGGAAAATATCTTTGCATCAATCGCGAGTGGGCGAATGGTGATCGTGTGGAATTGACGCTTCCGATGTCTTTGTCTATGCGTACTTGGCAGGTGAATAAAAACAGCGTAAGCGTAGATTACGGACCTTTGACTTTGTCTCTCAAGATTGCAGAGAAATATGTAGAGAAAGACAGCCGCGAGACTGCTATCGGCGATTCGAAATGGCAGAAAGGTGCTGATCCCCGGAAATGGCCTACTACTGAGATCTATCCGGATAGCCCCTGGAATTATTCGTTGGTATTGGATAAGAAAGAACCTTTGAAGAATTTCAAGGTCATCCGTAAATCTTGGCCGGCTGACAACTATCCTTTCACAGTAGCCAGTGTACCTTTAGAAGTAAAAGCTATCGGTCGTCCGGTTCCTGAATGGAAGATAGACGAAACGGGATTGTGTGGCGTATTGCCGGAAGAAGATGCGGTGAAAGGTGATAAAGAAGAAATAACATTGATCCCTATGGGTGCAGCACGGTTGAGAATCTCTGCGTTCCCGAACACAAAAGAATAA
- a CDS encoding acyltransferase: MKRIVFLDYIRVFACFLVILVHASENFYGAPGSTDMAGPQSFLANETDRLWVSVYDGFSRMAVPLFMIVSAFLLAPMKEEQSMWQFYRQRCLRILPPFFIFMILYSTLPMLWGQIDGETSMKDLSRIFLNFPTLAGHLWFMYPLISLYLFIPMISPWLRKATAKEERFFIGLFVLSTCMPYLNRWCGEVWGQCFWNEYHMLWYFSGYLGYLVLAHYIRVHLTWNRSKRFTVGIILMVIGAVWTIYSFYVQAIPGVLHSTPVIEIGWAFCTINCVLLTTGTFLMFTCIERPQAPKLVTETSKLSYGMYLMHIFWLGLWVTVFKNTLALPTVAAIPCIAVVTFICCLVTTKIISFIPGSKWIVG; the protein is encoded by the coding sequence ATGAAACGTATTGTTTTTTTAGACTACATCCGTGTGTTTGCATGCTTTCTCGTCATCCTTGTTCATGCCAGCGAGAATTTCTACGGTGCTCCCGGATCCACCGATATGGCAGGACCGCAGTCTTTTCTTGCAAATGAAACAGATAGGCTATGGGTATCAGTGTACGATGGTTTTTCACGTATGGCAGTACCCCTGTTCATGATAGTCTCCGCCTTCCTGCTTGCACCGATGAAGGAAGAGCAGTCTATGTGGCAATTCTATCGCCAGCGCTGTCTTCGCATCCTTCCGCCGTTTTTCATATTCATGATACTGTACAGCACTCTACCTATGTTGTGGGGACAGATAGACGGAGAAACATCTATGAAGGACTTGTCGCGGATATTCCTGAATTTCCCGACGCTAGCCGGGCACTTGTGGTTTATGTATCCTCTGATAAGCCTTTACTTGTTTATCCCTATGATATCCCCCTGGTTGAGAAAAGCCACAGCTAAAGAAGAACGTTTCTTTATAGGCCTGTTCGTGTTGTCAACCTGTATGCCTTATCTCAATCGTTGGTGCGGTGAAGTGTGGGGACAATGTTTCTGGAATGAATACCACATGTTGTGGTACTTCTCCGGTTATCTGGGCTATCTTGTTCTGGCACATTACATTCGTGTACACCTTACTTGGAACCGTTCCAAACGTTTCACTGTAGGAATCATTTTAATGGTGATCGGTGCTGTATGGACTATTTATTCATTCTATGTGCAGGCTATACCCGGCGTACTCCATTCCACACCTGTAATAGAAATAGGATGGGCTTTCTGTACCATCAACTGTGTGCTTCTCACAACGGGTACATTCCTTATGTTTACATGTATCGAACGTCCGCAAGCTCCCAAGTTGGTGACGGAAACATCGAAACTTAGCTATGGTATGTACCTTATGCACATATTCTGGCTCGGACTGTGGGTGACTGTGTTCAAAAACACGTTGGCACTTCCCACTGTTGCCGCTATACCCTGTATCGCAGTGGTTACGTTTATCTGTTGTTTGGTAACAACTAAAATCATTTCGTTTATACCGGGCAGCAAATGGATAGTAGGATAA
- a CDS encoding glutaminase domain-containing protein, producing MKQQLMMLLLGTASVLCSCETQVEQHEKNELRAPAYPLVTIDPYTSAWSTTDNLYDSPVKHWTGKDFSLLGVAKVDGQTYRFMGTEELELRPLVKTSEQGSWTGKYTTQQPADGWQNIGFDDKAWKEGEAAFGTMENEHTAKTQWGEEFIWVRRVADIQEDLTGKNVYLEFSHDDDAIIYINGIKVVDTGNACKKNERVKLSEEVVASLKPGENLIAGYCHNRVGNGLLDFGLLVELDGYRSFHQAAQQTSVDVQPMQTYYTFTCGPVDLKLTFTAPMFMDNLDLLSRPVNYISYEVASNDGQKHQVELYFEAAPQWALDQPHQESVADSFTDGNLLFLCTGSRNQEILKKKGDDLRIDWGHFYLAAEKENSTCAIGDGRELRKSFLDNKLEAPTTNGYDKLALVRSLGETEKTDGHLLIGYDDIYSIQYFGDNLRPYWNREGNETIVSQFQEAEKEYKTLMQNSAAFDKKLMEEATAAGGRKYAELCALAYRQALAAHKLVQAPNGDLVFLSKENFSNGSIGTVDLTYPGAPLLLYYNPELVKATMNHIFYYSESGKWAKPFAAHDVGTYPLANGQTYGGDMPVEESGNMVVLAAAIAKMEGNADYAQKHWETLTTWTDYLVENGLDPANQLCTDDFAGHFAHNANLSIKAIMGIASYGYLADMLGKKDVAEKYTQKAKEMAAEWVKMADDGDHYRLTFDKPGTWSQKYNLVWDKLLNLQIFPKNVAETEIAYYLSKQNKYGLPLDNRETYTKTDWIMWTATLANDKATFEKFIEPMYLFMNVTPNRVPMSDWVFTDEPNQRGFQARSVVGGYYIKMLEGKLIK from the coding sequence ATGAAACAACAACTGATGATGCTGTTGCTGGGAACAGCTTCTGTACTTTGTAGCTGTGAGACCCAGGTAGAGCAGCACGAAAAGAATGAATTACGTGCTCCGGCATATCCGCTGGTGACAATTGATCCTTATACTAGTGCATGGTCTACTACGGACAATCTATACGACAGTCCTGTAAAACATTGGACTGGCAAGGATTTCTCTTTACTTGGTGTTGCCAAAGTAGACGGACAAACCTACCGTTTCATGGGAACGGAAGAGCTGGAACTGCGTCCTTTGGTGAAGACATCCGAACAAGGTAGCTGGACAGGAAAGTATACCACACAACAACCAGCTGACGGATGGCAGAATATCGGATTCGATGATAAAGCCTGGAAAGAAGGCGAAGCAGCCTTCGGAACCATGGAGAATGAGCATACAGCCAAAACCCAATGGGGAGAAGAATTTATCTGGGTACGCCGGGTAGCTGATATTCAGGAAGACTTGACAGGAAAGAATGTATATCTTGAATTCTCTCACGACGATGATGCCATTATTTATATCAACGGCATCAAGGTAGTGGATACAGGAAATGCTTGTAAAAAGAACGAACGGGTGAAACTGTCGGAAGAAGTAGTAGCTTCTTTGAAACCGGGGGAGAATCTGATTGCAGGTTATTGTCATAACCGGGTAGGAAACGGACTGCTGGATTTCGGATTGCTGGTAGAATTGGACGGTTACCGTTCTTTCCATCAAGCAGCACAACAAACTTCTGTAGACGTACAACCCATGCAGACTTATTATACATTTACTTGCGGTCCGGTAGATTTGAAACTGACATTTACCGCTCCTATGTTTATGGATAATCTGGACTTGTTGTCGCGTCCGGTCAACTATATTTCTTATGAAGTAGCTTCCAATGACGGTCAGAAACATCAGGTTGAGTTGTATTTCGAGGCAGCTCCTCAATGGGCGCTTGACCAACCTCACCAAGAATCTGTTGCCGACAGCTTTACTGACGGTAATTTGTTATTCCTTTGTACCGGAAGCCGCAATCAGGAGATTTTGAAGAAAAAAGGTGATGATTTACGTATCGACTGGGGACATTTCTATCTGGCAGCTGAAAAGGAAAACAGCACTTGTGCGATCGGTGACGGCAGAGAACTGCGTAAGAGCTTCCTTGATAATAAATTAGAAGCTCCTACTACAAACGGTTATGATAAACTGGCGTTGGTACGTTCATTGGGCGAAACAGAAAAGACCGATGGTCACCTGCTGATCGGATATGATGATATTTACTCTATCCAATATTTTGGTGATAACCTGCGTCCTTACTGGAACCGTGAGGGCAATGAAACGATTGTTTCCCAATTCCAGGAAGCAGAGAAAGAATACAAGACACTGATGCAGAACAGTGCTGCTTTCGACAAGAAACTGATGGAAGAAGCTACTGCTGCCGGTGGACGTAAATATGCCGAACTTTGTGCATTGGCTTATCGTCAGGCATTGGCTGCACACAAACTGGTACAGGCTCCGAACGGCGACTTGGTATTCCTTTCTAAGGAGAACTTCAGTAATGGTTCCATCGGAACAGTCGACCTGACTTATCCGGGAGCTCCGTTGCTTTTATACTACAATCCGGAATTGGTGAAAGCCACCATGAACCATATCTTCTATTATAGCGAAAGCGGAAAATGGGCGAAACCATTTGCTGCACATGATGTGGGTACTTATCCATTGGCTAACGGCCAGACTTATGGCGGCGATATGCCGGTAGAAGAATCGGGTAATATGGTAGTATTGGCTGCTGCCATTGCAAAGATGGAAGGCAATGCAGATTACGCACAGAAACATTGGGAAACCCTGACCACATGGACAGACTATCTGGTAGAGAACGGACTTGATCCTGCCAACCAGCTTTGTACCGATGACTTTGCAGGACACTTTGCACACAATGCCAACCTTTCTATCAAAGCAATCATGGGTATTGCTTCGTACGGTTATCTGGCAGATATGCTGGGCAAAAAAGACGTGGCTGAAAAGTACACACAGAAAGCGAAAGAAATGGCTGCCGAATGGGTGAAAATGGCTGATGATGGTGACCACTACCGTCTCACATTTGACAAACCGGGAACATGGAGCCAGAAGTATAACTTGGTGTGGGATAAACTGTTGAATCTGCAAATCTTCCCTAAAAATGTTGCAGAAACGGAAATAGCTTACTATCTTTCGAAGCAAAATAAATATGGTCTTCCGTTGGATAACCGTGAAACATACACCAAGACCGACTGGATCATGTGGACAGCTACATTGGCAAATGACAAAGCTACCTTTGAGAAATTTATCGAACCCATGTACCTGTTTATGAACGTGACACCTAACCGTGTTCCGATGTCCGACTGGGTATTTACAGACGAACCGAATCAAAGAGGCTTCCAGGCACGTTCCGTTGTAGGTGGATATTATATCAAAATGCTTGAAGGAAAACTGATTAAATAA
- a CDS encoding GH92 family glycosyl hydrolase: MKKLALFAFTLLSAWSMTAKTITGPVDYVSPLVGTQSKHALSTGNTYPAIALPWGMNFWVPQTGKMGDGWTYTYDADKIRGFKQTHQPSPWINDYGQFAIMPVTGKAVFNQDERASWFSHKAETATPYYYKVYLADHDVVTEIAPTERAAAFRFTFPENDHSYVVVDAFDRGSFVKVIPSENKIIGYTTKNSGGVPANFKNYFVLVFDKPFTYTAAVAGGVIDTNKLEATDNHAGALIGFKTRKGEQVNVRVASSFISPEQAELNLKELGTDNIEQIAAKGRKVWNEVLGRIEVKDDDIDHLRTFYSCLYRSVLFPRSFYEIDAKGDVMHYSPYNGEVLPGYMFTDTGFWDTFRCLFPFLNLMYPSMNTKMQEGLANTYKESGFLPEWASPGHRGCMVGNNSASVVADAYLKGLKGYDIETLWEAVKHGANAVHPNVRSTGRLGYEYYNKLGYVPYNVGINENAARTLEYAYDDWCIYQLGKALKKPKKEIEIFAKRAMNYKNLYDPEHKLMRGKNEDGTFQSPFNPLKWGDAFTEGNSWHYTWSVFHDPQGLIDLMGGKDGFNQMMDSVFILPPIFDDSYYGGVIHEIREMQIMNMGNYAHGNQPIQHMLYMYNYSGQPWKAQHWIREAMDKLYTPAPDGYCGDEDNGQTSAWYVFSAMGFYPVCPGTDEYVLGTPYFKEMKLHLENGKTVTISAPNNGDDKRYISSMTLNGKEYTKNYLTHQDLLNGASISYKMDAKPNQQRGTKEADFPYSFSNELKKKK; this comes from the coding sequence ATGAAGAAACTAGCTCTATTCGCTTTTACGCTACTTAGTGCATGGAGTATGACTGCAAAAACAATTACCGGACCGGTGGACTATGTTAGTCCGCTGGTTGGTACGCAGTCAAAGCACGCATTATCTACCGGAAATACTTACCCTGCCATTGCGCTGCCCTGGGGAATGAACTTTTGGGTTCCGCAGACTGGTAAAATGGGAGATGGATGGACCTATACGTATGACGCTGACAAGATCAGAGGATTCAAACAAACCCATCAGCCAAGTCCTTGGATCAATGATTACGGTCAATTTGCCATCATGCCGGTAACCGGTAAGGCAGTCTTTAATCAGGATGAGCGTGCCAGTTGGTTCTCTCACAAAGCTGAAACGGCTACTCCTTATTATTATAAGGTATATCTTGCCGACCATGATGTAGTGACCGAAATTGCTCCGACAGAGAGAGCGGCTGCTTTCCGTTTCACTTTCCCTGAAAACGACCACTCTTATGTAGTGGTAGACGCCTTCGATAGAGGTTCGTTTGTGAAAGTAATCCCTTCGGAAAACAAGATTATCGGTTATACCACAAAAAACAGCGGTGGTGTTCCTGCCAACTTTAAAAACTACTTTGTACTGGTATTCGACAAACCGTTTACTTATACGGCTGCCGTAGCCGGCGGTGTGATCGACACCAACAAACTGGAAGCGACAGACAATCATGCTGGTGCACTGATCGGTTTCAAAACCCGCAAGGGCGAACAGGTAAATGTGCGTGTAGCTTCCTCTTTTATCAGCCCTGAACAGGCGGAACTGAACTTGAAAGAGCTGGGTACGGACAACATTGAACAGATTGCTGCGAAAGGCCGCAAGGTATGGAACGAAGTTCTGGGACGTATCGAAGTGAAAGACGATGATATCGACCATTTGCGTACTTTCTACTCTTGTTTGTATCGTTCGGTATTGTTCCCCAGAAGTTTCTACGAGATAGATGCTAAAGGAGACGTGATGCACTACAGCCCTTATAACGGCGAAGTACTTCCGGGATATATGTTTACCGATACCGGTTTCTGGGATACGTTCCGTTGTCTGTTCCCATTCCTTAACCTGATGTATCCATCCATGAATACAAAGATGCAGGAAGGATTGGCGAACACTTATAAAGAAAGCGGATTCCTGCCGGAATGGGCAAGTCCGGGACACAGAGGTTGCATGGTTGGAAACAACTCCGCTTCCGTAGTTGCCGATGCCTACCTGAAAGGATTGAAAGGATACGATATCGAGACATTGTGGGAAGCCGTGAAACACGGAGCGAATGCAGTGCATCCGAACGTTCGTTCTACCGGACGATTAGGATATGAGTATTACAATAAATTGGGATATGTACCTTATAATGTAGGTATTAACGAGAATGCAGCCCGTACACTGGAATATGCATACGATGACTGGTGTATCTATCAATTGGGTAAAGCCTTGAAGAAACCGAAAAAAGAGATTGAAATCTTTGCAAAGCGTGCAATGAATTATAAGAATCTCTACGATCCCGAACACAAACTGATGCGTGGCAAGAATGAAGACGGTACGTTCCAGTCTCCGTTCAATCCGTTGAAGTGGGGGGATGCCTTTACGGAAGGTAATAGCTGGCATTATACCTGGTCGGTATTCCACGATCCTCAAGGTCTGATCGACCTGATGGGCGGTAAAGACGGATTCAACCAGATGATGGACTCTGTATTTATTCTCCCTCCGATTTTCGATGACAGCTATTATGGCGGTGTTATTCACGAAATCCGTGAAATGCAGATTATGAATATGGGTAACTATGCACATGGCAACCAACCGATTCAGCACATGCTCTATATGTACAACTATTCCGGTCAACCCTGGAAAGCGCAACATTGGATTCGTGAAGCGATGGACAAACTTTATACTCCGGCTCCCGACGGTTATTGCGGTGATGAAGACAACGGCCAGACTTCTGCCTGGTATGTATTCTCGGCAATGGGATTCTATCCGGTATGTCCGGGTACGGATGAATATGTCTTGGGTACTCCTTACTTCAAGGAGATGAAGCTACATCTGGAAAACGGAAAGACGGTGACGATCTCCGCTCCGAATAACGGAGACGACAAGCGTTACATTTCATCAATGACATTGAACGGCAAAGAATATACTAAAAACTACCTGACCCATCAGGACCTGTTGAATGGCGCTAGCATTTCTTACAAGATGGATGCGAAACCCAATCAGCAACGTGGTACTAAAGAAGCCGATTTCCCTTATTCTTTCTCTAACGAGTTAAAAAAGAAGAAGTAA
- a CDS encoding ISAs1 family transposase: MDKIAKDFLINDELARHMASMSEAIDTIDPREKNKVTYSGKLIMLVTLSGIFCDCQSWNDIADFARYKKDFLRRFIPDLETTPSHDTLRRFFCIIKTEKLESCYREWARNMRGDSPSIEDCDWSKVQINEGNDLYTNRHIAIDGKTIRGAINADKLVQESAGKITKEQASVAKLHVVSAFLSDMSLSLGQERVSIKENEIVAIPKLLDDIDIRQGDVVTIDALGTQKKIVEKIVEKQADYLLEVKDNHLKLRENIENDAEYLLISGRKNDFIKRAEETTEGHGFMVTRTCISCSEPSRLGFCYRDWKNLRTYGMIKTEKINIATGEIQNEKHCFISSLVNNPELILKYKRKHWAVENGLHWQLDVTFNEDDGRKMMNSAQNFSTLTKMALTILKNYQDEDKKTSVNRKRKKAGWSDEYLTNLIDTFIKAF, from the coding sequence ATGGATAAGATTGCAAAAGATTTTTTAATAAATGACGAATTGGCGCGTCATATGGCCAGTATGTCTGAAGCTATTGATACAATCGACCCACGTGAAAAGAATAAAGTCACTTATTCGGGCAAATTGATAATGCTTGTCACTTTATCAGGTATTTTTTGTGATTGTCAGAGTTGGAATGATATAGCAGACTTCGCCCGTTATAAGAAAGATTTTCTTAGAAGATTCATACCGGACTTAGAAACTACCCCGTCACATGATACATTACGCCGATTTTTTTGTATCATAAAAACGGAAAAATTAGAGAGTTGTTACAGAGAATGGGCCCGTAATATGAGGGGGGATTCACCATCCATAGAAGATTGTGACTGGTCGAAAGTTCAAATTAATGAGGGAAATGACCTTTATACGAATAGACATATAGCTATTGACGGAAAAACGATCCGTGGTGCCATCAATGCTGATAAACTGGTACAAGAGTCAGCGGGTAAAATAACAAAGGAGCAGGCATCAGTAGCCAAACTTCATGTTGTCAGTGCCTTTCTTTCTGATATGAGTCTGTCATTAGGGCAGGAACGGGTCTCAATAAAAGAGAATGAAATAGTAGCAATACCCAAATTACTGGACGACATTGATATACGACAAGGAGATGTAGTTACCATCGATGCACTTGGTACCCAAAAGAAAATTGTAGAAAAAATAGTAGAGAAACAAGCCGATTATCTTTTAGAGGTGAAAGACAACCATTTAAAACTAAGGGAAAATATCGAAAACGATGCAGAGTACTTGCTAATTTCCGGAAGAAAAAATGATTTTATCAAAAGAGCTGAAGAAACCACAGAAGGTCATGGATTTATGGTGACAAGGACCTGCATATCCTGCTCTGAGCCCAGTAGATTAGGGTTCTGTTATCGCGATTGGAAGAATCTTAGGACTTATGGAATGATAAAGACCGAGAAAATAAATATAGCCACAGGAGAAATACAAAATGAGAAACATTGTTTCATCTCTTCATTAGTGAACAATCCAGAGCTTATTCTTAAATATAAGAGAAAGCATTGGGCGGTAGAAAATGGATTGCATTGGCAATTGGATGTTACATTTAATGAAGATGATGGAAGAAAAATGATGAATTCGGCACAAAACTTTTCCACTTTAACGAAAATGGCATTGACCATTTTGAAGAATTATCAGGATGAAGACAAGAAGACTTCGGTCAATAGGAAAAGGAAGAAGGCAGGATGGAGTGATGAGTACTTAACTAATTTGATAGATACCTTTATTAAAGCCTTTTAA
- a CDS encoding HU family DNA-binding protein, producing MAILYDWYENPGESDDSEEKGLHPRIFLNGKVGTDKLCRMIHGRSSLSVGDVKNAFEMLAQICGEELREGREVHIEGLGYFAPILRSTQKVTRSTKNKSSKMELKTIGFRPDARLRGELRGAKVSRSKYARHSESLSAVEIDRRLKEYFANHDVMLRYDFQEVCCMTRTTANRHLRRLLEEGKLKNIGKRMQPIYVAAAGYYGVSCDVLRR from the coding sequence ATGGCTATACTTTACGATTGGTATGAGAATCCCGGTGAGTCCGACGATTCGGAAGAGAAAGGTTTGCATCCCCGCATTTTTTTGAATGGTAAGGTGGGAACGGATAAACTGTGCCGTATGATTCACGGGCGCAGTTCGCTTTCCGTAGGTGATGTAAAAAATGCGTTCGAGATGCTTGCCCAAATTTGTGGTGAAGAACTGCGCGAGGGCCGTGAGGTGCATATTGAGGGACTTGGCTATTTTGCTCCCATCTTGCGGAGTACGCAAAAAGTGACTCGCAGCACTAAGAACAAATCATCGAAAATGGAGTTGAAAACAATCGGTTTCCGTCCCGATGCCCGTTTGCGGGGAGAACTTAGAGGCGCTAAAGTCAGCCGGAGCAAATATGCACGCCATTCGGAATCCTTGTCGGCAGTGGAGATAGATAGGCGGCTGAAGGAATATTTCGCCAATCATGACGTAATGCTTCGTTACGATTTTCAGGAAGTATGTTGCATGACACGGACTACGGCTAACCGTCATCTCCGGCGATTGCTGGAAGAAGGCAAATTAAAAAATATCGGCAAGCGTATGCAGCCGATTTATGTGGCTGCGGCAGGCTATTACGGGGTGTCTTGCGATGTGCTCCGGCGGTAA